Proteins encoded within one genomic window of Rossellomorea vietnamensis:
- a CDS encoding acyl-CoA dehydrogenase family protein translates to MDFRLSEDIQFLKKGVRDFVQTEVEAVAMQIEQEDKIPDRIKEMSKELGLFGLSIPEAYDGLGIGMVGKCALYEEIGATHNGYTTLIGAHTGIGTVGIVEMGTEEQKRKYLPAMARGEKIGAFALTEPGAGSHATNLKTSAVKKGDKYILNGTKHYITNATEADIFTVMAVTDPDKGAKGITSFIIEKEFPGFHVGAVERKMGLRGSHSAEIILEDCEVPVENVLGEEGQGYVNALKILANGRAGLAARNLGSCQKLLDLTATYAQERIQFDVPIFEHQAVSHMIAEMAVDVESLRSFTYRVAWMVDEGMKVIKEAAMLKLFGSEVYNRVADKAVQVHGGIGYIADYPIERFFRDARITRIYEGTSEIQKNIIAGQLKKEYS, encoded by the coding sequence ATGGACTTTCGTCTTAGCGAAGACATTCAATTTTTGAAAAAAGGTGTACGTGATTTTGTCCAAACAGAAGTAGAGGCTGTGGCAATGCAAATCGAACAAGAGGATAAAATCCCCGACCGGATCAAAGAAATGTCAAAAGAACTGGGCCTGTTCGGATTAAGCATTCCGGAAGCCTATGATGGGCTTGGGATCGGGATGGTGGGAAAATGTGCACTGTATGAGGAAATCGGAGCTACTCACAACGGTTATACCACTCTGATTGGGGCGCATACGGGGATAGGGACGGTTGGTATTGTAGAAATGGGCACCGAGGAACAAAAGCGTAAGTATTTGCCTGCCATGGCAAGGGGTGAAAAAATCGGGGCGTTTGCGCTGACTGAGCCAGGTGCAGGTTCTCATGCCACGAATCTAAAAACATCGGCTGTAAAAAAGGGAGACAAGTACATCTTAAACGGTACGAAGCATTATATTACAAACGCGACAGAAGCGGATATATTCACGGTGATGGCTGTGACAGATCCGGATAAGGGTGCAAAGGGCATTACATCCTTCATTATAGAAAAAGAATTCCCGGGGTTTCATGTCGGGGCAGTGGAGCGGAAGATGGGGCTCAGGGGATCACATTCTGCTGAAATCATTTTAGAAGATTGTGAAGTACCTGTTGAAAACGTATTGGGAGAAGAAGGACAGGGATATGTTAACGCACTAAAGATCCTGGCAAACGGACGTGCCGGATTGGCAGCCCGCAATCTTGGTTCGTGTCAGAAACTTCTGGATTTAACTGCAACGTATGCGCAGGAACGTATTCAATTTGATGTTCCGATTTTCGAACATCAGGCCGTATCTCATATGATAGCTGAAATGGCGGTGGATGTTGAGTCACTGCGATCATTTACATATCGGGTAGCATGGATGGTCGATGAAGGAATGAAAGTGATTAAGGAAGCGGCCATGCTGAAACTCTTTGGCTCAGAAGTATACAACCGCGTGGCAGATAAAGCTGTTCAAGTCCACGGAGGGATCGGGTATATTGCAGATTATCCAATTGAGCGTTTTTTCAGGGATGCCAGAATCACAAGGATATATGAAGGAACATCTGAAATTCAGAAAAACATCATAGCTGGGCAATTAAAGAAAGAGTATAGCTGA
- a CDS encoding thiolase family protein: MREEIVIVSAVRTPIGRYGGALKEISSGHLASLVIEEAVKKADIAAEQVSEVILGEVRQSTESSNVARVAALRVGVPETSPAFTVNRLCASGMQAVASAVQQLESNQGTIVVAGGTESMSRAPLYLRNTRFGGDRSILVDSNKENGQQPQDIYGHRLGMGITAENVAERYHVSREDQDAFAVESQKRTAKAMERGEFEEEIVPVTTQHKKGTFTIDRDEHPRPETTIEKLSGLKPAFKENGTVTAGNACGRNDGASALVLMKRSEASRLNIKPLVKVVDWATTGVSPEVMGIGPVPAVRKLLQRTGKKVEDIGLFELNEAFASQALAVIRELKLDVNKVNVNGGAIALGHPVGATGARIVTTLLHEMIKRQERYGIATLCVGGGQGMAIMLETIL; this comes from the coding sequence ATGCGAGAGGAAATCGTCATTGTGAGCGCTGTCCGGACGCCGATTGGCCGCTATGGAGGTGCTTTAAAAGAAATCAGCTCCGGTCATCTAGCGAGTCTTGTTATAGAAGAGGCAGTAAAGAAAGCGGACATAGCGGCTGAACAAGTTAGTGAAGTCATTTTAGGAGAAGTAAGACAATCAACGGAATCATCGAATGTTGCGAGAGTAGCGGCATTGAGGGTAGGGGTACCTGAGACTTCACCAGCCTTTACCGTCAACCGGTTATGTGCATCAGGCATGCAGGCCGTCGCCTCGGCTGTCCAACAGCTTGAATCCAACCAGGGGACAATCGTTGTAGCAGGTGGCACAGAGAGTATGAGTCGTGCACCTCTATATCTAAGAAATACCCGCTTCGGAGGAGACCGGTCCATCTTGGTAGATTCAAATAAAGAAAATGGACAGCAGCCACAAGATATCTATGGACACAGACTCGGGATGGGAATCACCGCCGAAAATGTTGCGGAAAGATATCATGTTTCAAGAGAAGATCAGGATGCCTTTGCAGTAGAAAGTCAAAAAAGAACGGCTAAAGCGATGGAAAGAGGAGAGTTTGAAGAGGAAATTGTCCCGGTTACGACCCAGCATAAAAAGGGAACTTTCACAATCGATCGCGACGAGCATCCCCGACCGGAAACAACGATTGAGAAGTTGTCTGGTTTAAAGCCCGCTTTCAAAGAAAATGGAACGGTTACAGCAGGTAATGCCTGCGGTCGAAATGACGGGGCTTCGGCATTGGTGTTAATGAAGAGAAGCGAAGCCTCACGATTGAACATTAAACCGCTTGTAAAGGTAGTAGATTGGGCAACGACAGGAGTTTCTCCCGAAGTGATGGGGATCGGTCCGGTACCGGCTGTGAGGAAACTTCTGCAAAGGACAGGTAAGAAAGTAGAAGATATCGGGCTTTTTGAGCTCAATGAAGCCTTTGCTTCTCAAGCGTTGGCCGTCATTCGGGAGCTGAAACTTGATGTGAACAAAGTGAATGTAAATGGAGGGGCGATTGCCCTTGGTCATCCTGTGGGAGCGACCGGGGCCAGGATCGTCACCACCCTATTGCATGAAATGATCAAGAGACAAGAAAGATATGGGATCGCGACGCTTTGTGTAGGCGGCGGCCAGGGTATGGCGATTATGCTAGAAACCATTTTATAG
- a CDS encoding thiolase family protein has protein sequence MKQPVIVSAVRTAIAKQGGTLANMDPSMYGAAVMKEAIQRAHIRAEDIEDVIFGNCLAGGGNMARLTLLEAGLPLSIPGMTIDRQCGSGLNSIGLAADQIRAGRGEVFLAGGTESMSRSPYLLAPQSRPYDRMPPQFVKRKLSPERIGDPPMGITAENLAEKYEVTREEQDSFAYESQQKMANAINSGYFKEQIVPISITNRKGESYSFNQDEHVRPNTTLEDLSKLSPVFKKGGSVTAGNSSGVNDGASAVVLMSEDRAIEKGIDVLAKVKEWAVAGVDPNIMGIGPVPAVQKVLQRTGLSLEDFDLIEFNEAFAAQVLACQRELSMDMKKVNVNGGAIAHGHPIAATGSMLITKLVYEMERRDAKRALAAACIGGGQGIALILER, from the coding sequence ATGAAGCAACCTGTTATTGTATCCGCCGTTCGGACCGCCATTGCCAAACAAGGAGGGACTCTTGCTAATATGGATCCTTCCATGTATGGAGCTGCTGTGATGAAAGAAGCGATTCAGCGTGCCCATATAAGGGCAGAGGATATTGAGGATGTCATCTTCGGGAACTGTCTTGCCGGGGGAGGGAATATGGCCAGACTGACTCTGCTTGAAGCCGGTTTACCTCTGTCCATTCCCGGCATGACCATCGATCGTCAATGTGGTTCAGGACTTAACAGTATTGGTCTTGCAGCTGATCAAATCCGGGCAGGGCGCGGAGAGGTCTTTCTTGCAGGTGGAACGGAAAGCATGTCACGATCACCATATTTACTTGCACCCCAAAGCAGACCCTATGATCGAATGCCTCCTCAATTTGTAAAAAGAAAACTATCGCCAGAACGTATCGGTGACCCTCCTATGGGAATAACAGCGGAAAACTTAGCTGAAAAGTATGAAGTAACCAGGGAGGAACAGGATTCATTTGCATACGAAAGCCAACAAAAGATGGCCAATGCAATCAATAGTGGATATTTCAAGGAACAGATTGTCCCAATTTCGATTACGAATAGAAAAGGAGAATCCTATTCTTTCAATCAAGATGAACATGTTCGTCCGAATACGACATTAGAAGATTTATCAAAGCTTTCTCCCGTATTTAAAAAAGGGGGAAGTGTAACGGCTGGGAATTCTTCCGGTGTCAATGACGGGGCATCAGCTGTTGTTCTTATGTCAGAAGATCGAGCTATTGAAAAGGGAATTGACGTATTGGCGAAAGTAAAGGAGTGGGCAGTTGCAGGAGTAGATCCAAATATAATGGGGATCGGGCCAGTCCCCGCTGTTCAAAAAGTGCTTCAGAGAACAGGTCTCTCCCTTGAAGATTTCGATTTGATTGAATTTAATGAGGCGTTCGCTGCTCAGGTGCTTGCCTGTCAGAGGGAACTGTCTATGGACATGAAGAAAGTGAATGTAAATGGAGGGGCCATTGCTCACGGTCATCCGATCGCAGCAACAGGATCCATGCTCATTACAAAGTTAGTATATGAAATGGAAAGACGTGACGCAAAACGTGCGCTTGCAGCTGCTTGTATAGGCGGAGGGCAAGGGATCGCGTTAATACTTGAACGATAA
- a CDS encoding enoyl-CoA hydratase/isomerase family protein codes for MTFANIDMIKKGQLAYIVINRPEQRNALTKETLGEITEALEDIRKDESIACLIFTGQGNKSFAAGADIGQLREKSALDALSPSGMQDVYNLIESFEKPTIAMINGYALGGGCELAMACDIRVASTTAKLGLPELNLSIIPSAGGTQRLVRIVGKGKALEMILMGKLIDAEEAHRIGLVSEVSNPEDLEEKVEEVAGQILSKGPLAVKLAKIAVNLGSDVDMKTGLMIEKLAQAVLFSSEDKREGTTAFLEKRKPEYQGR; via the coding sequence ATTACATTTGCAAATATAGACATGATCAAAAAAGGACAGCTCGCTTATATCGTAATCAATCGTCCTGAACAGAGAAATGCTCTGACAAAAGAAACATTAGGAGAAATAACAGAGGCTTTAGAAGATATAAGGAAAGATGAATCGATAGCATGCTTGATCTTTACAGGGCAAGGAAATAAATCGTTCGCTGCAGGAGCTGATATTGGCCAGCTGCGTGAAAAATCGGCGCTTGATGCGTTAAGTCCAAGCGGAATGCAAGATGTGTACAATTTAATAGAGTCTTTCGAGAAGCCTACTATTGCCATGATTAATGGCTATGCTTTGGGAGGCGGATGTGAATTAGCGATGGCATGTGACATACGGGTCGCCTCAACCACTGCCAAGCTTGGTTTGCCGGAACTTAATCTATCCATCATCCCCAGTGCGGGAGGAACGCAGCGCCTGGTCAGGATCGTCGGCAAAGGAAAGGCCCTGGAAATGATATTGATGGGCAAGTTGATAGATGCGGAAGAGGCGCATCGAATCGGTCTTGTATCAGAAGTATCCAATCCTGAAGACCTTGAAGAAAAGGTAGAAGAAGTGGCGGGTCAAATCCTGTCAAAAGGCCCTTTAGCTGTAAAGTTAGCTAAAATTGCGGTGAATCTGGGATCCGACGTGGATATGAAGACAGGATTGATGATTGAAAAGCTTGCTCAGGCTGTCCTCTTTTCTTCAGAAGACAAAAGAGAGGGAACGACGGCATTTCTGGAAAAACGAAAACCAGAGTATCAAGGCAGATAA
- a CDS encoding PaaI family thioesterase, translating to MPNTIEDIREKFKDNPFFSHIGFEIVHFEEGNVKIKLDIKEYLLNINGTLHGGVHATMLDYILGMVTRSVTKAKVVTTNLTVHYLSSISEGEIFAEAKVLQQGYKLAFTEGEIKDSQGNILAKGIGTFKLVRDK from the coding sequence TTGCCAAATACAATAGAAGACATCCGAGAAAAATTTAAAGATAACCCGTTTTTTTCGCATATAGGGTTTGAAATCGTGCATTTTGAAGAAGGAAATGTGAAAATCAAACTGGATATTAAAGAATATTTACTAAATATAAATGGAACCCTTCATGGAGGTGTTCATGCAACCATGCTGGATTATATTCTTGGCATGGTCACGCGGTCCGTTACGAAGGCAAAAGTAGTGACAACGAATTTAACCGTTCATTATCTTTCCAGTATTTCAGAAGGTGAAATCTTCGCAGAGGCCAAAGTTCTTCAGCAAGGATATAAACTGGCTTTCACTGAAGGGGAAATTAAGGATAGTCAAGGTAATATTCTGGCAAAGGGAATTGGCACGTTCAAGCTTGTCCGTGATAAGTGA
- a CDS encoding MFS transporter, giving the protein MRWFVLLMLFFGAVINFADKSIIGLAALPIMKELDLSYAEWGLVGSSYYWLYPVTGIFGAAWADRIGAKKVLGLLMLTWAILQFGVLAIAALPLLVIYRVLLGAFEGPFSPVAYNHADKWFPPRQRGFANSVVVAGGTVGAMIAAPLLVFLITQLGWKSAFACLGVASIVWFFLFQFFTKESPVKKYQDVQQKKKEKLGKINVKDFLKLLGSPSALFTTLAYFSTYILVVWFSVWLPIYLVEAVKMSPAEMGYSVAVIGIVSVLIYTGVSMLSDYLFKKSENWRVSRVFVVAGAMIFGAVLLASITIFQNPVWVIVAMCLAKGLTYSILPIGPTVMINEWPERGALMTSILTSSGNIAGIIAPMLTGYIVGLAGANKIAGYNLSIMSMAVLVLLFGILFALFVKPSIAKNKVELHNNLSENSNIKYS; this is encoded by the coding sequence ATGCGGTGGTTTGTTCTTCTAATGTTATTTTTCGGTGCAGTGATAAATTTCGCTGATAAATCAATCATCGGGCTTGCGGCTCTTCCCATTATGAAAGAACTGGATTTATCCTATGCGGAATGGGGACTTGTTGGGAGCAGTTATTACTGGCTTTATCCTGTCACAGGTATCTTTGGAGCTGCTTGGGCCGATCGAATTGGGGCCAAAAAGGTCCTTGGATTATTAATGTTAACATGGGCCATCCTTCAGTTTGGCGTGTTAGCGATTGCTGCTTTACCACTACTCGTTATATACCGGGTATTATTGGGGGCATTCGAAGGCCCATTCAGTCCAGTGGCCTACAATCACGCGGATAAATGGTTTCCACCAAGACAAAGGGGATTTGCCAATTCTGTTGTTGTGGCTGGTGGAACTGTGGGAGCTATGATTGCAGCACCCTTGCTCGTTTTCTTGATTACCCAATTAGGATGGAAATCAGCCTTCGCATGCCTTGGGGTGGCGAGTATCGTATGGTTCTTCTTATTTCAATTTTTCACTAAAGAAAGTCCTGTGAAAAAATATCAGGATGTTCAACAGAAAAAGAAAGAAAAACTTGGTAAAATAAACGTAAAGGATTTTTTAAAGCTTCTTGGTTCTCCTTCTGCTTTATTTACAACACTGGCTTATTTTTCAACTTATATCCTCGTGGTCTGGTTTTCGGTTTGGTTACCCATTTATCTAGTAGAAGCGGTAAAAATGTCTCCGGCAGAAATGGGATACAGCGTAGCCGTAATTGGAATTGTTTCTGTCCTTATTTATACAGGAGTGTCAATGTTGTCGGATTATTTATTCAAGAAAAGCGAAAACTGGCGGGTATCAAGGGTATTTGTCGTTGCCGGAGCAATGATCTTTGGAGCCGTGTTGCTGGCGTCGATCACCATTTTTCAAAATCCGGTATGGGTCATCGTTGCTATGTGTTTAGCCAAAGGGCTGACCTATTCGATTTTACCTATTGGACCAACCGTTATGATTAATGAGTGGCCGGAGCGTGGTGCACTGATGACCAGCATCTTAACGTCTTCAGGCAATATCGCAGGGATCATCGCTCCAATGTTGACTGGTTATATAGTCGGACTGGCTGGAGCAAATAAAATTGCAGGTTATAACTTATCAATCATGTCTATGGCCGTTCTTGTTCTGCTTTTTGGAATATTGTTTGCACTTTTTGTTAAACCGTCAATAGCCAAAAATAAGGTTGAACTGCATAATAATTTATCAGAAAATTCTAATATTAAGTATTCGTGA
- a CDS encoding NAD(P)H-dependent flavin oxidoreductase: MKTRITELLNIQYPVICGGLYRIGRAPLAAAVSEAGGLGIMTSATFETAEELRQEIRKARELTEKPIGININLFPSVKKMPNEAYIDVLLDEGIRIVETSGRNPEPYMKILKDNDVTVIHKVAGVKYAKTAERVGCDAVTVVGFEAGGHPGMEDVGNIVLVPQTVDAVSIPVLAGGGIADGRGLAAMLALGAEGIVMGTRFLASQEAMVHDNVKRWMVQASEIDTALIQKSIGSTSRVGRNSVALKVLEAESRGATLEELLPFISGQRSAKVFNEGDLDGGVFSCGQSVARIREIQTVKEIISEVVGEGRQVTDRMRNIWSDTDQLETTQ; encoded by the coding sequence ATGAAAACACGTATAACAGAACTACTGAACATTCAATACCCTGTTATTTGCGGAGGGTTATACAGAATTGGCCGTGCTCCATTAGCAGCTGCTGTTTCAGAGGCGGGAGGACTCGGGATCATGACCTCTGCCACTTTTGAAACAGCGGAGGAACTGCGTCAAGAAATAAGAAAAGCAAGAGAATTAACAGAAAAGCCGATTGGCATAAATATCAACTTATTTCCCAGCGTGAAGAAAATGCCGAACGAGGCATACATAGATGTATTGCTGGATGAAGGGATACGTATTGTGGAAACCTCTGGAAGAAATCCTGAACCATATATGAAGATATTAAAAGATAATGACGTAACAGTTATTCATAAAGTAGCAGGAGTAAAATATGCCAAGACTGCCGAGAGAGTGGGATGTGACGCTGTAACTGTAGTGGGGTTTGAAGCCGGGGGTCATCCAGGGATGGAGGATGTGGGGAATATCGTTTTAGTTCCCCAGACAGTGGATGCAGTATCTATTCCTGTTCTTGCAGGTGGTGGGATTGCAGATGGCCGCGGCTTGGCTGCGATGCTTGCTTTAGGAGCAGAAGGCATCGTAATGGGTACGAGATTCTTGGCTTCACAAGAAGCAATGGTCCACGACAATGTGAAGAGGTGGATGGTACAAGCTTCAGAAATAGATACGGCATTGATTCAGAAATCAATCGGTTCCACTTCGAGAGTGGGCAGAAATTCGGTTGCTCTTAAAGTGCTGGAAGCGGAAAGTAGAGGAGCTACATTGGAGGAACTCTTACCTTTCATTTCTGGCCAGAGGTCTGCAAAGGTGTTCAACGAAGGAGACCTCGATGGGGGTGTCTTTTCATGTGGCCAATCCGTAGCAAGAATCCGGGAAATTCAAACTGTAAAAGAAATCATTTCAGAGGTGGTAGGTGAAGGAAGGCAAGTAACGGACAGAATGAGAAACATTTGGAGTGATACTGATCAACTGGAGACAACCCAATAA
- a CDS encoding MerR family transcriptional regulator: MDNEPSYKDKKVISIGVVSELTGLTERKIRYYEEKNLIFPQRSNRGYRKYSFSDVERLMDIADQREEGVTTKEIKHELTIKERKEAKKKMIKGQLNAQFGVQKK, from the coding sequence GTGGATAATGAACCTTCCTATAAAGATAAAAAAGTGATATCAATCGGAGTCGTGAGCGAACTGACCGGGTTGACCGAAAGAAAGATCCGCTATTACGAAGAGAAGAATCTGATCTTTCCACAGCGCTCCAACAGGGGATATCGCAAATACTCCTTTTCCGATGTGGAACGATTGATGGATATCGCCGACCAGCGTGAAGAAGGGGTCACGACGAAAGAAATCAAACATGAACTCACCATAAAAGAGAGAAAAGAAGCGAAGAAAAAAATGATCAAAGGCCAGCTGAATGCACAGTTTGGGGTGCAGAAGAAGTGA
- a CDS encoding GDSL-type esterase/lipase family protein, producing MKMLKIAGVVVLFALIPIVYFSFFADETESSSKKRVIALGDSLTYGYGDKKEAGYIGRLEEKVNKEQTKKSYNFQNLGIPGQQSDQLLAQIVKPEVAEDLSEADVFIINIGTNDLIKNNGGDLFPLHHDEIMDAKKDYLDHLDKILNITGTASKKADIIVLGLYNPYPDKDSDKIEAYVDDWNKSIKKEAEKHENVKFVSTNPLFKGKSKENYFHDSLHPNGKGYELMADQIMKNYDF from the coding sequence ATGAAAATGTTAAAAATCGCAGGGGTTGTCGTACTGTTTGCTCTTATTCCCATCGTCTACTTCAGTTTTTTTGCAGATGAGACAGAGTCATCTTCAAAGAAGCGGGTGATTGCATTGGGGGATTCCCTCACTTACGGCTATGGTGATAAGAAGGAAGCAGGATACATCGGGCGGTTAGAAGAGAAAGTAAACAAAGAACAAACGAAGAAGTCGTATAACTTCCAAAACCTAGGGATACCGGGGCAGCAGTCGGATCAGTTACTCGCACAAATCGTAAAGCCCGAGGTTGCCGAGGATTTAAGTGAAGCGGATGTATTTATCATCAATATTGGAACCAATGATTTAATCAAGAACAATGGTGGAGACTTGTTCCCTTTGCACCATGATGAGATCATGGATGCGAAAAAGGACTATCTCGATCATCTTGATAAGATCCTGAATATTACCGGGACAGCGAGCAAAAAAGCGGATATCATCGTGTTGGGATTGTATAATCCGTACCCGGATAAAGACAGCGATAAAATCGAAGCATATGTGGATGATTGGAATAAGTCGATAAAGAAGGAAGCAGAAAAACATGAAAATGTGAAATTCGTATCAACCAATCCATTATTCAAAGGAAAGTCCAAGGAAAACTATTTCCATGATTCCCTCCATCCTAATGGGAAAGGATATGAATTAATGGCAGATCAAATCATGAAAAATTATGACTTTTAA
- a CDS encoding 8-oxo-dGTP diphosphatase: MQRVTNCLYLDGDKVLLLQKPRRNWWVAPGGKMESGESIRDAVIREYREETGIYLKNPDLKGVFTFIIKDGDQIVSEWMMFSFFATEADGVNLQESAEGKIKWHPIEDIKDLPMAEGDYHILDYLLHGKNTIYGTFTYTPDFTLLSYRLDPS, encoded by the coding sequence GTGCAACGTGTCACAAATTGTTTATATCTGGATGGAGACAAAGTGCTCCTTCTCCAAAAGCCAAGAAGGAACTGGTGGGTCGCCCCGGGCGGGAAGATGGAGTCCGGTGAATCAATCAGGGATGCCGTCATCCGGGAATATCGCGAGGAAACGGGCATCTATTTAAAGAATCCTGATTTGAAAGGTGTCTTTACGTTCATTATTAAAGACGGTGATCAAATCGTTTCGGAGTGGATGATGTTTTCTTTTTTCGCAACTGAGGCGGATGGAGTCAACCTTCAGGAATCCGCAGAAGGTAAGATTAAATGGCATCCGATTGAAGACATCAAGGATTTACCGATGGCTGAAGGAGATTATCATATTCTGGATTATCTATTGCACGGAAAGAATACGATTTATGGGACATTTACCTATACTCCTGATTTTACATTATTATCTTATCGACTGGATCCAAGTTAA
- the rapZ gene encoding RNase adapter RapZ, with amino-acid sequence MSTGSTNDVQLVIITGMSGAGKTVAIQSFEDLGFFCVDNLPPTLLPKFLELMKESGNKMNKVALVMDLRGREFFDHLFKALDELAETSWVSPQILYLDADDSSLVRRYKETRRSHPLAPSGLPLEGIRQERELLEELKGRAQLIYNTSTMKPRELREKILTEFSVNKKTIFTVNVVSFGFKHGIPIDADLVFDVRFLPNPHYIDHMRPKTGLDEEVSTYVLKWNETNKFIEKVTDLLSFMLPQYKREGKSQLVVAIGCTGGQHRSVALAEYLGHHFEKDYQTKISHRDIQKRKGLTT; translated from the coding sequence ATGAGTACAGGTTCGACAAACGATGTTCAATTGGTCATCATAACGGGTATGTCCGGAGCTGGCAAAACCGTTGCCATTCAAAGCTTTGAGGATTTAGGATTCTTCTGTGTGGACAATCTGCCGCCCACTCTTCTTCCAAAATTTTTGGAACTGATGAAAGAGTCCGGTAATAAAATGAATAAGGTCGCCCTTGTCATGGACCTCAGGGGAAGGGAATTCTTCGATCATCTATTTAAGGCATTGGATGAACTGGCGGAAACGTCATGGGTATCACCCCAGATCCTTTACCTTGACGCAGATGATTCATCCCTGGTGAGACGGTACAAGGAAACACGCCGTTCACATCCATTGGCGCCATCAGGCCTGCCTCTTGAAGGGATCCGACAGGAAAGGGAGCTCCTCGAGGAATTAAAGGGGCGTGCCCAGCTGATCTACAACACTTCCACAATGAAGCCAAGAGAACTTAGGGAAAAGATTCTAACGGAATTCTCGGTGAACAAGAAAACGATCTTCACGGTGAACGTCGTATCCTTCGGTTTCAAACACGGTATTCCCATCGATGCCGATCTGGTGTTTGATGTGCGCTTCCTCCCGAATCCCCATTATATCGATCATATGAGACCGAAAACGGGATTGGATGAAGAGGTATCGACCTATGTGTTGAAATGGAATGAGACGAATAAATTCATCGAAAAGGTAACCGATTTACTTTCGTTCATGCTTCCCCAATACAAGCGTGAAGGCAAAAGCCAGCTTGTTGTGGCCATCGGATGTACGGGCGGACAGCATCGTTCCGTTGCGCTGGCAGAGTATCTTGGACATCATTTTGAAAAAGACTACCAAACAAAAATTTCTCATCGAGACATCCAGAAGAGAAAGGGTCTAACAACATGA
- a CDS encoding gluconeogenesis factor YvcK family protein produces MTHTPKVVVIGGGTGLPVLLRGLKRHPIDISAIVTVADDGGSSGRLRDSLDIPPPGDIRNVLAALSEVEPLVEQMFQHRFETTNELSGHALGNLIIAALASITGDFVHAIQEMSRVLNVKGKVLPSANQSVILKAEMEDGTIVTGESAIPKAGKKIKRVFLKPDSIKALGETLRAIKEADLIVMGPGSLYTSILPNLLVPGIGEAVCKAEAKKMYICNIMTQAGETLDYSASDHVKALYDHLETPSIDYILVNKKQVPKEVQERYIEEQASPVHFDVDKLKSMGLEVIAEEILSYDNHLVRHNTEKVADIIYSYLKDSTN; encoded by the coding sequence ATGACACATACACCCAAGGTCGTCGTGATCGGGGGAGGGACCGGCCTGCCGGTCCTCCTCAGGGGATTGAAGCGACACCCGATTGATATATCGGCCATCGTCACCGTCGCAGATGACGGTGGCAGTTCCGGCCGTTTGCGGGACAGTTTGGATATTCCGCCTCCGGGAGATATACGGAATGTCCTTGCCGCCCTTTCTGAAGTAGAGCCACTGGTTGAACAAATGTTTCAGCATCGTTTTGAAACGACGAATGAACTTTCCGGTCATGCACTGGGAAATCTGATCATTGCGGCACTCGCCTCCATCACTGGGGACTTCGTTCATGCGATCCAGGAAATGAGCAGGGTGTTGAATGTGAAGGGAAAGGTGCTTCCATCCGCGAATCAGAGTGTCATCCTGAAGGCTGAAATGGAGGATGGGACGATCGTGACGGGGGAATCCGCCATTCCTAAAGCCGGCAAGAAGATCAAACGTGTCTTCCTGAAGCCGGACAGCATCAAGGCATTAGGTGAAACGTTGCGGGCCATCAAAGAAGCCGATTTAATTGTGATGGGACCGGGAAGCCTATATACTAGTATCTTACCCAATCTTCTTGTTCCCGGAATTGGCGAAGCCGTCTGCAAAGCGGAAGCCAAGAAGATGTATATTTGCAATATCATGACCCAGGCAGGGGAGACCCTGGATTATTCAGCAAGCGACCACGTGAAGGCGTTATACGATCACTTGGAAACTCCGAGCATTGATTATATCCTGGTAAACAAGAAACAGGTGCCAAAAGAGGTGCAGGAAAGATATATTGAAGAGCAGGCGAGCCCCGTTCATTTCGATGTGGATAAATTAAAATCCATGGGCTTGGAAGTGATTGCAGAAGAGATCCTTTCCTATGACAATCATCTCGTTCGTCATAACACAGAGAAGGTCGCGGATATTATTTATTCTTATTTGAAAGATTCAACCAACTGA